The Kluyvera intermedia genome window below encodes:
- the rplR gene encoding 50S ribosomal protein L18, with protein MDKKSARIRRATRARRKLQELGATRLVVHRTPRHIYAQVIAPNGSEVLVAASTVEKAITEQLKYTGNKDAAAAVGKAVAERALEKGIKVVSFDRSGFQYHGRVQALADAAREAGLQF; from the coding sequence ATGGATAAGAAATCTGCTCGTATCCGTCGTGCGACCCGCGCACGCCGCAAGCTCCAGGAGCTGGGCGCAACTCGCCTGGTGGTACATCGTACCCCGCGTCATATTTACGCACAGGTAATTGCACCGAACGGTTCCGAAGTTCTGGTAGCTGCTTCTACTGTAGAAAAAGCTATTACTGAACAATTGAAGTACACCGGTAACAAAGACGCCGCAGCAGCTGTGGGTAAAGCTGTCGCAGAACGCGCTCTGGAAAAAGGCATTAAAGTTGTGTCCTTTGACCGTTCCGGGTTCCAATATCATGGTCGCGTCCAGGCACTGGCAGATGCTGCTCGTGAAGCTGGCCTTCAGTTCTAA
- the rpsE gene encoding 30S ribosomal protein S5: MSHIEKQAGELQEKLIAVNRVSKTVKGGRIFSFTALTVVGDGNGRVGFGYGKAREVPAAIQKAMEKARRNMINVALNTGTLQHPVKGTHTGSRVFMQPASEGTGIIAGGAMRAVLEVAGVRNVLAKAYGSTNPINVVRATIDGLENMKSPEMVAAKRGKSVEEILGK, from the coding sequence ATGTCTCACATCGAAAAACAAGCTGGCGAACTGCAGGAAAAGCTGATCGCGGTTAACCGCGTATCTAAAACCGTAAAAGGTGGTCGTATTTTCTCCTTCACAGCTCTGACTGTAGTTGGTGATGGTAACGGTCGCGTTGGTTTTGGTTACGGTAAAGCCCGTGAAGTTCCAGCAGCAATCCAGAAAGCGATGGAAAAAGCTCGTCGCAATATGATTAATGTCGCGCTGAATACCGGCACCCTGCAGCACCCAGTTAAGGGTACTCACACAGGTTCTCGTGTATTCATGCAGCCGGCTTCCGAAGGTACCGGTATCATCGCCGGTGGTGCAATGCGCGCCGTTCTGGAAGTCGCTGGAGTTCGTAACGTTCTGGCTAAAGCATATGGTTCCACCAACCCGATTAACGTGGTTCGTGCAACTATTGATGGCCTGGAAAATATGAAATCTCCAGAAATGGTCGCTGCCAAGCGTGGTAAATCCGTTGAAGAAATTCTGGGGAAATAA
- the rpmD gene encoding 50S ribosomal protein L30, with the protein MAKTIKITQTRSAIGRLPKHKATLLGLGLRRIGHTVEREDTPAVRGMVNAIYFMVKVEE; encoded by the coding sequence ATGGCAAAGACTATTAAAATTACTCAAACCCGCAGTGCAATCGGTCGTCTGCCGAAACACAAGGCAACGCTGCTTGGCCTGGGTCTGCGTCGTATTGGTCACACCGTAGAACGCGAGGATACTCCCGCTGTTCGTGGTATGGTCAACGCGATTTACTTCATGGTTAAAGTTGAGGAGTAA
- the rplO gene encoding 50S ribosomal protein L15: protein MRLNTLSPAEGSKKAGRRLGRGIGSGLGKTGGRGHKGQKSRSGGGVRRGFEGGQMPLYRRLPKFGFTSRKAAITAEIRLSDLAKVEGGIVDLSTLKAANIIGVQIEFAKVILAGEVSTPVTVRGLRVSKGARAAIEAAGGKIEE from the coding sequence ATGCGTTTAAATACTCTGTCTCCGGCCGAAGGCTCTAAAAAGGCGGGTCGCCGCCTGGGTCGTGGTATCGGTTCTGGCCTCGGTAAAACCGGCGGTCGTGGTCACAAAGGTCAGAAGTCTCGTTCTGGCGGTGGCGTACGTCGTGGTTTCGAGGGCGGCCAGATGCCTCTGTACCGTCGTCTGCCGAAGTTCGGCTTCACTTCTCGCAAAGCAGCGATTACAGCGGAAATCCGTCTGTCTGACCTGGCGAAAGTGGAAGGCGGTATTGTTGACCTGAGCACGCTGAAAGCAGCTAACATTATCGGTGTCCAGATCGAGTTCGCGAAAGTGATCCTGGCTGGTGAAGTTTCTACTCCGGTAACTGTTCGTGGCCTGCGCGTGTCGAAAGGCGCTCGTGCTGCTATCGAAGCTGCTGGCGGTAAAATCGAGGAATAA
- the secY gene encoding preprotein translocase subunit SecY, whose product MAKQPGLDFQSAKGGLGELKRRLLFVIGALIVFRIGSFIPIPGIDAAVLAKLLEQQRGTIIEMFNMFSGGALSRASIFALGIMPYISASIIIQLLTVVHPTLAEIKKEGESGRRKISQYTRYGTLVLAIFQSIGIATGLPNMPGMQGLVLNPGFAFYFTAVVSLVTGTMFLMWLGEQITERGIGNGISIIIFAGIVAGLPPAIAHTIEQARQGDLHFLLLLLVAVLVFAVTFFVVFVERGQRRIVVNYAKRQQGRRVYAAQSTHLPLKVNMAGVIPAIFASSIILFPATIASWFGGGTGWNWLTTISLYLQPGQPLYVLLYASAIIFFCFFYTALVFNPRETADNLKKSGAFVPGIRPGEQTAKYIDKVMTRLTLVGALYITFICLIPEFMRDAMKVPFYFGGTSLLIVVVVIMDFMAQVQTLMMSSQYESALKKANLKGYSR is encoded by the coding sequence ATGGCTAAACAACCGGGATTAGATTTTCAAAGTGCCAAAGGTGGCTTAGGCGAGCTGAAACGCAGACTGTTGTTTGTAATCGGTGCGCTTATCGTGTTCCGTATTGGCTCTTTTATTCCGATCCCTGGTATTGATGCCGCTGTACTTGCCAAACTGCTTGAGCAACAGCGAGGCACTATCATTGAAATGTTTAACATGTTCTCTGGTGGTGCTCTCAGCCGTGCTTCTATCTTTGCTCTGGGTATCATGCCGTATATTTCGGCATCGATTATTATCCAGCTGCTGACGGTGGTTCATCCAACGTTGGCTGAAATCAAGAAAGAAGGGGAGTCTGGTCGTCGTAAGATCAGCCAGTACACCCGTTACGGCACTCTGGTGCTGGCAATATTCCAGTCGATCGGTATTGCTACCGGTCTACCGAATATGCCTGGTATGCAAGGTCTGGTGTTAAACCCAGGCTTTGCATTCTATTTCACCGCTGTTGTGAGTCTGGTTACAGGGACTATGTTCCTGATGTGGCTCGGCGAACAGATTACTGAGCGTGGTATCGGCAACGGTATCTCAATCATTATCTTCGCTGGTATCGTTGCGGGACTCCCGCCAGCCATTGCCCATACTATCGAGCAAGCGCGTCAAGGCGACCTGCACTTCCTCCTGTTGCTGTTGGTTGCAGTATTAGTGTTTGCAGTGACGTTCTTTGTTGTATTCGTTGAACGTGGTCAACGCCGCATTGTGGTAAACTACGCCAAACGTCAGCAAGGTCGTCGTGTATATGCTGCACAGAGCACACATTTACCGCTGAAAGTGAATATGGCCGGGGTTATCCCAGCAATCTTTGCTTCCAGTATTATTCTGTTCCCGGCGACCATCGCGTCATGGTTCGGGGGCGGTACCGGTTGGAACTGGCTGACAACAATTTCGCTGTATTTGCAGCCTGGGCAACCGCTTTATGTGTTACTCTATGCGTCTGCAATCATCTTCTTCTGTTTCTTCTATACGGCGTTGGTCTTCAACCCACGTGAAACAGCAGATAACCTGAAGAAGTCCGGTGCATTTGTACCAGGAATTCGTCCGGGAGAGCAAACGGCGAAGTATATCGATAAAGTAATGACCCGTCTGACTTTGGTTGGTGCGCTTTACATTACCTTTATCTGCCTGATCCCGGAGTTCATGCGTGATGCGATGAAAGTGCCGTTCTACTTCGGTGGGACCTCACTACTGATCGTTGTTGTCGTGATTATGGACTTTATGGCTCAAGTGCAAACTCTGATGATGTCAAGTCAGTACGAGTCTGCATTGAAGAAGGCGAACCTCAAAGGCTATAGCCGCTAA
- the rpmJ gene encoding 50S ribosomal protein L36: MKVRASVKKLCRNCKIVKRDGVIRVICSAEPKHKQRQG, translated from the coding sequence ATGAAAGTTCGTGCTTCCGTCAAGAAATTATGCCGTAACTGCAAAATCGTTAAGCGTGATGGTGTCATCCGTGTGATTTGCAGTGCCGAGCCAAAGCATAAACAGCGCCAAGGCTGA
- the rpsM gene encoding 30S ribosomal protein S13 → MARIAGINIPDQKHAVIALTSIYGVGKTRSKAILAAAGIAENVKISELSEAQIDTLRDEVAKFVVEGDLRREVSMSIKRLMDLGCYRGLRHRRGLPVRGQRTKTNARTRKGPRKPIKK, encoded by the coding sequence GTGGCCCGTATAGCAGGCATTAACATTCCTGATCAGAAACATGCTGTGATCGCGTTAACCTCGATCTATGGCGTCGGTAAGACCCGTTCTAAAGCCATTTTGGCTGCAGCGGGTATCGCTGAAAATGTTAAGATCAGTGAGCTGTCTGAAGCACAAATCGACACGCTGCGTGACGAAGTTGCCAAATTTGTCGTTGAAGGTGATCTGCGCCGTGAAGTTAGCATGAGCATCAAGCGTCTTATGGATCTTGGTTGCTATCGCGGTTTGCGTCATCGTCGTGGTCTTCCGGTTCGCGGCCAGCGCACCAAGACCAACGCACGTACCCGTAAGGGTCCGCGCAAACCGATCAAGAAATAA
- the rpsK gene encoding 30S ribosomal protein S11, whose amino-acid sequence MAKAPVRARKRVRKQVSDGVAHIHASFNNTIVTITDRQGNALGWATAGGSGFRGSRKSTPFAAQVAAERCADSVKEYGIKNLEVMVKGPGPGRESTIRALNAAGFRITNITDVTPIPHNGCRPPKKRRV is encoded by the coding sequence ATGGCAAAGGCACCAGTTCGTGCACGTAAGCGTGTAAGAAAACAAGTCTCTGATGGCGTGGCTCATATCCATGCTTCTTTTAACAACACCATCGTTACTATTACCGATCGTCAGGGTAATGCGCTGGGTTGGGCAACAGCCGGTGGTTCCGGTTTCCGTGGTTCGCGCAAATCTACTCCGTTCGCAGCTCAGGTTGCAGCAGAGCGTTGTGCTGATTCCGTAAAAGAATACGGCATCAAGAATCTGGAAGTTATGGTTAAAGGTCCGGGTCCAGGCCGCGAATCTACTATTCGTGCTCTGAACGCCGCTGGTTTCCGCATCACTAATATTACTGATGTGACTCCGATTCCTCATAACGGTTGTCGTCCACCGAAAAAACGTCGCGTATAA
- the rpsD gene encoding 30S ribosomal protein S4 — protein MARYLGPKLKLSRREGTDLFLKSGVRAIDTKCKIEQAPGQHGARKPRLSDYGVQLREKQKVRRTYGVLERQFRNYYQEAARLKGNTGENLLTLLEGRLDNVVYRMGFGATRAESRQLVSHKAIMVNGRVVNIASYQVKANDVVSIREKAKKQSRVKAALELAEQREKPTWLEVDAAKMEGTFKRQPERSDLSADINEHLIVELYSK, from the coding sequence ATGGCAAGATATTTGGGTCCTAAGCTCAAGCTTAGCCGTCGTGAGGGCACCGACTTATTCCTTAAGTCTGGCGTTCGCGCGATCGATACCAAGTGTAAAATTGAACAAGCTCCTGGCCAGCACGGTGCGCGTAAACCGCGTCTGTCTGACTATGGTGTTCAGTTGCGTGAAAAGCAGAAAGTTCGTCGTACTTACGGCGTGCTGGAGCGTCAGTTCCGTAACTATTATCAAGAAGCAGCACGTCTGAAAGGCAACACCGGTGAAAACCTGTTGACTCTGCTGGAAGGTCGTCTGGACAACGTAGTCTACCGTATGGGCTTTGGCGCTACTCGTGCCGAGTCACGCCAGTTGGTTAGCCATAAAGCAATCATGGTAAACGGTCGTGTTGTTAACATCGCTTCTTATCAGGTTAAAGCGAATGACGTTGTTAGCATTCGTGAGAAAGCGAAAAAGCAATCTCGCGTTAAAGCCGCTCTGGAGCTGGCTGAACAGCGTGAAAAGCCAACCTGGCTGGAAGTTGATGCTGCTAAGATGGAAGGTACGTTCAAGCGTCAGCCTGAGCGTTCTGATCTGTCTGCGGACATTAACGAACACCTGATCGTCGAGCTTTACTCCAAGTAA
- a CDS encoding DNA-directed RNA polymerase subunit alpha, which yields MQGSVTEFLKPRLVDIEQLSSTHAKVTLEPLERGFGHTLGNALRRILLSSMPGCAVTEVEIDGVLHEYSTKEGVQEDILEILLNLKGLAVRVQGKDEVILTLNKSGIGPVTAADITHDGDVEIVKPQHVICHLTDENAAISMRIKVQRGRGYVPASARIHSEEDERPIGRLLVDACYSPVERIAYNVEAARVEQRTDLDKLVIEMETNGTIDPEEAIRRAATILAEQLEAFVDLRDVRQPEVKEEKPEFDPILLRPVDDLELTVRSANCLKAEAIHYIGDLVQRTEVELLKTPNLGKKSLTEIKDVLASRGLSLGMRLENWPPASIADE from the coding sequence ATGCAGGGTTCTGTGACAGAGTTTCTAAAACCGCGCCTGGTAGATATCGAGCAACTGAGTTCGACGCATGCCAAGGTGACCCTTGAGCCTTTAGAGCGTGGCTTTGGCCATACTCTGGGTAACGCACTGCGCCGTATTCTGCTCTCGTCGATGCCGGGTTGTGCGGTAACCGAAGTTGAGATTGATGGTGTACTTCATGAGTACAGCACCAAAGAAGGCGTTCAGGAAGATATCCTTGAAATCCTGCTCAACCTGAAAGGGCTTGCGGTGAGAGTTCAGGGGAAAGATGAAGTTATTCTCACCCTGAATAAATCTGGCATTGGCCCTGTGACTGCCGCCGATATCACCCACGACGGTGATGTTGAAATCGTCAAGCCGCAGCACGTGATCTGCCACCTGACCGATGAGAACGCAGCTATTAGCATGCGTATCAAAGTTCAGCGCGGTCGGGGTTATGTGCCGGCTTCTGCCCGAATTCATTCGGAAGAAGATGAGCGCCCAATCGGACGTCTGCTGGTCGACGCATGCTATAGCCCTGTAGAGCGTATTGCCTACAATGTTGAAGCAGCGCGTGTAGAACAGCGTACCGACCTGGACAAGCTGGTCATCGAAATGGAAACCAACGGTACAATCGATCCTGAAGAGGCGATTCGTCGTGCGGCAACCATTCTGGCTGAACAACTTGAAGCTTTCGTTGACTTACGTGATGTACGTCAGCCGGAAGTGAAAGAAGAGAAACCAGAGTTCGATCCGATTCTGCTGCGCCCTGTTGACGATCTGGAATTGACTGTCCGCTCTGCTAACTGCCTCAAGGCAGAAGCTATCCACTATATCGGTGATCTGGTACAGCGTACCGAGGTTGAGTTGCTGAAAACGCCGAACCTGGGTAAAAAATCTCTTACTGAGATTAAAGACGTGCTGGCTTCACGTGGTCTGTCTCTGGGCATGCGCCTTGAAAACTGGCCACCAGCAAGCATTGCTGACGAGTAA
- the rplQ gene encoding 50S ribosomal protein L17, translated as MRHRKSGRQLNRNSSHRQAMFRNMAGSLVRHEIIKTTLPKAKELRRVVEPLITLAKTDSVANRRLAFARTRDNEIVAKLFNELGPRFASRAGGYTRILKCGFRAGDNAPMAYIELVDRSESKAEAAAE; from the coding sequence ATGCGCCATCGTAAGAGTGGTCGTCAACTGAACCGCAATAGCAGCCATCGCCAGGCTATGTTCCGTAACATGGCTGGTTCGCTGGTTCGTCATGAGATCATCAAGACGACCCTACCGAAAGCGAAAGAACTGCGTCGCGTAGTTGAGCCGCTGATTACTCTTGCCAAGACTGATAGCGTTGCTAATCGTCGTCTGGCATTCGCCCGTACTCGTGATAACGAGATCGTGGCAAAACTGTTTAACGAGCTGGGCCCGCGTTTCGCGAGCCGCGCCGGTGGTTACACTCGCATTCTGAAGTGTGGCTTCCGTGCAGGCGACAATGCGCCGATGGCATACATCGAGCTGGTTGATCGCTCTGAGTCGAAAGCAGAAGCAGCTGCAGAGTAA
- a CDS encoding DUF1992 domain-containing protein: protein MWLLDQWAERHIADAQRKGEFDNLPGQGEPLTLDDDSFVPEELRVGFRLLKNAGCLPPEIELRKDAIALSDLLKGIRQDDARYQEIGRQLVLLEIKLQQAGLSTAFLHGDYADKLLNKTKEEP from the coding sequence ATGTGGTTACTTGATCAATGGGCTGAGCGTCATATTGCTGATGCACAACGCAAAGGTGAGTTTGACAACCTTCCCGGTCAGGGTGAACCCCTCACTCTTGATGATGACTCCTTCGTTCCAGAAGAACTCCGCGTGGGTTTTAGACTACTCAAAAATGCAGGTTGTTTGCCCCCTGAAATTGAGCTGCGTAAGGATGCTATTGCGTTATCTGATTTATTAAAGGGTATCCGTCAGGATGATGCGCGCTATCAGGAGATCGGCCGTCAGTTGGTTCTGCTTGAGATTAAGTTGCAGCAAGCAGGGCTTAGTACAGCGTTTCTGCATGGTGATTATGCGGATAAGTTGCTGAACAAAACTAAAGAGGAACCGTGA
- the zntR gene encoding Zn(2+)-responsive transcriptional regulator, translating into MFKIGELAKLASVTPDTVRYYEKQQMMSHDIRTEGGFRLYTADDLQRLKFIRHARQLGFTLESIRELLSIRVDPEHHTCQESKGIVQARLSEVESRIAELQAMQQALSKLNDACCGTSHSSEFCSILGILEQGAGASTNGC; encoded by the coding sequence ATGTTCAAGATTGGCGAACTGGCAAAACTAGCGAGCGTTACCCCAGATACTGTCCGCTATTATGAAAAGCAGCAGATGATGAGCCACGATATACGCACCGAAGGTGGTTTTCGACTTTATACTGCCGACGATCTTCAGCGTTTGAAGTTTATCCGACATGCCCGGCAATTGGGTTTTACACTGGAATCGATCCGTGAACTGCTATCGATCCGTGTGGATCCTGAACACCATACCTGCCAGGAATCAAAAGGTATTGTGCAAGCACGTTTGAGCGAAGTTGAATCACGTATTGCAGAGTTGCAAGCCATGCAGCAGGCGCTGAGTAAGCTCAATGATGCTTGCTGCGGCACATCCCACAGCAGTGAATTCTGTTCTATCCTTGGCATCCTTGAGCAGGGGGCAGGGGCGAGCACAAATGGTTG